TCTGGATCAATGCACATTTCTGTATAGCTGAGTGGTTTGTCTGAGAGAGTGGTGTTCAGTGCCTGCTCTTGGGCAGTAGAAAAATACAACTATTGATTGTGCGAGCAGGTATACTGCGCTCCCCGGCGTATTTTGCTTTTTATTACTGTCGGGAAATGGTTTGAAAATGCAGGGTATTATTGCTGTACAGAGCAGCTGATTCTGCTCTCTGGAGAAATGTAAACATGGCATATCAGCGCGTAAAACAGCCGAAAATATCTGATGTCATTATGGGGCAGCTGGAAGAGATGGTGCTGGAAGGCACGCTTAAGCCTGGTCAGCGTTTGCCATCAGAACGTGAGTTGGCTAAGCAGTTTGATGTTTCCCGGCCTTCTTTACGTGAGGCTGTACAAAAGCTATCTGCTAAAGGTGTGCTGATTAGTCGGCAGGGTGGCGGCACTTATGTGTCTGAAGATCTGGGCGGTGCCTTTTCTGATCCTCTGCTTGAGTTGTTCAAGACACATCCGGAAGCTCAGTATGATCTGCTGGAGTTTCGTCATGCGTTAGAAGGTGTATCTGCTTATTATGCGGCTCTGCGCAGTACGGCTGCGGATAAAGAAAATATTCGTGCCCGCTACAATGCTCTTCAGGAGCATCATGAAAACAAAGCTTTTGATAAAGAAGTATATGCTGACGTAGATTTTCATTTGGCGATCGCTGAAGCAACTCATAATATGGTGTTGTTGCATATGATGCGTGCTTTGTTCACTTTACTGCGTCAGCATGTCTGGGATAACTTGCAGGATATTTATCCGAAGCCTGAGATCAGAGGGAAAATTCATCAACAGCACTATGTGTTGATGGAAGCTATTTTAGAAGGCGATCCTGAGCGGGCAAGCCAGGCTGCCCATGACCACCTTGCATATGTGGAAGATGCGTTATTGCAACAGGGTAAGGAAGACACCCGTCTGAAGCGTGCATTGCGCCGTGCAGATCTGACGCCGCGTTAGTCTGTTTGAAAAAAATCCCTGCTTTGGTGACTTGTATCAATAGATACAAGTCACACTAATTCTGTTAATTACTCATTTTTATTCGATCTGATGTGCAGGAAACCCGGAAAGCCACGTCAGATGTAAATATCCTGTCATATACGTTCTGTATAAAAACTACACAGTCTTATATTGCTATTCAATTTTGTAGTCTGACTAGACTTGAAAAGCCATTTTTTGTAGTATTACTACAAAATTTTTGCCAACAAACTCTTATACCTCAGTGTGAAAAGTAAATTAAATGCGTCATGCTTAGGTCTGATTGGGTCATTAGTCGTTGTTTTTACGACGATTCAGGCTAATCGAAACTCTGATTTGTTTTTGTAGTGTGTAATTTATTCAGGTGATACCGGCCGCTTGTGCCGTATCTGATCGTCTGTTCAGTTACCAAATATTCAGGGCATTCTGGTTTGTTGGCGGTTATGTGGCTTTGTATTCGGAAACCGAATACTCAGAAATTGGCCGGTAATAAGAATTAGATGTAAGAAAAATAAGTGGAGAAAGGAAACGTGCAAGACATAATCGATGATATTGATCCAATCGAAACGAATGAATGGCTGGATGCGCTCGAGTCAGTTGCAAAACACGAAGGCGATGAGCGTGCGCGTTATATCCTTAGCAAGCTTGGTGAAAAAGCTTCTAACATGGGTCTTGAGTCGGAAAATACTTTAACGACTTCTTACGTGAATACGATAGCGCCTAAAGATGAAGCCCGTATGCCGGGTGACTTGTTTATGGAGCGTCGGATTCGTTCTTTCATCCGTTGGAACGCTATGGCAATGGTTATGCGTGCCAATGATAACGATGAAGGTCTTGGCGGCCATATCTCCAGTTTTTCTTCCTCCGCAACGCTATATGATATTGGTTTTAATTATTTCTTCCGCGGTTCCGAAGGTGAGCAGGAAGGTGATCTGGTATTTTTCCAGGGGCATATCGCACCGGGTATTTATTCCCGTGCTTACCTTGAGGGCCGTCTGACTGAAGAGCAGATGGATAACTATCGCCGTGAAGTAGACGGTGTAGGTTTGTCTTCATATCCTCACCCTTGGTTAATGCCTGACTTCTGGCAGTTCCCGACTGTATCTATGGGTCTTGGTCCGATTCAGGCGATTTATCAGGCACACGTTATGCGTTACCTGTCTGCCCGTAGTCTGATTGATCGCGCTGACCGTAAGGTTTGGGCTTTCCTAGGCGATGGTGAGTGTGATGAGCCGGAATCCTTAGGTGCTATTGCTCTGGCCGGTCGTGAGCAGCTTGAAAACCTGGTCTTCGTTGTTAACTGTAACCTGCAGCGTCTTGATGGCCCTGTGCGTGGCAACGGTAAAATTGTTCAGGAGCTGGAAGGTGTATTCCGCGGTGCAGGCTGGAATGTTGTTAAGTGCCTGTGGGGCCGTCACTGGGATCCTCTGTTCGAAAACGATACGTCCGGTTTGCTTAAAAAGCGTATGGACGAAGTCTGCGATGGTGAGCTGCAGAACTATAAAGCCAACGGTGGTGCGTATACCCGCGAGCATTTCTTCGGTAAGTATCCTGAGTTGCTTGAACTGGTTAAGGATATGTCTGATCAGGACATTATGAACCTGAACCGTGGTGGTCACGACCCGTATAAGGTATATGCTGCGTATCAGCAGGCGATGAACCATAAAGGTCAGCCAACGGTAATTCTTGCGCAGACAGTTAAAGGTTACGGTACCGGTAAATCTGGTCAGGCGAAGAACGATACTCACTCTATGAAGAAGCTGGCCATGGATGACCTGATGGACTTCCGTGACAATCATAATATTCCTCTGAGTGACGAGCAGCTTAAAGATGTTCCGTACTATCGTCCGTCGAAAGATTCGCCGGAAATGAAGTACATGATGGATCGTCGTAATAAGCTTGGTGGTGTTTATCCTTCCCGTCGTGCTGATTTTGATGCGCTGGAAGTACCGCCGCTGGATACCTTCTCTTCACAGCTGAAAGAGAGTGGTAAGCGTGAGATGTCTACTCAGATGACGCTGAACCGGGTGTTGAGTACGTTAGTTAAAGACAAAGCGATTGGTGAGCGTATTGTGCCGATTGTTCCGGATGAAGCCCGTACTTTTGGTATGGAAGGCATGTTCCGTCAGCTGGGTATTTATACGTCTGAAGGTCAGCGCTATGTACCACACGATGCTGATCAGATCATGTTCTATAAAGAATCCAAGACCGGTCAGATTCTTGAAGAAGGTATTAACGAAGCGGGTGCAATGAGTGCCTGGATGGCGTGTGCTACGTCATACAGTAACAACAACTGCACTATGATTCCTTTCTACATTTATTATTCTATGTTTGGTTTCCAGCGCATTATGGATCTGGCCTGGGCGGCTGGTGATATGCAGGCCCGTGGTTTCTTGATTGGTGCGACTTCCGGGCGTACCACGCTGAACGGTGAAGGTCTGCAGCATCAGGATGGTCATTCTCACCTGATGGCGCAAATGATTCCAAACTGTGTGTCTTACGATCCTACTTTTGGTTATGAGCTGACAGTTATTGTTCAGGATGGCCTGAAGCGTATGTTCCAGGACAAAGAGAATAAGTTCTACTACATCACGACAATGAACGAAAACTATGCGCATCCGGCCATGCCTATTGGTGCGGAAGAAGGCATTGTTAAAGGCATGTATCTGCTGCAGGAGGGCAAGTCAGCTGAGAAGAAAGTACAGTTGATGGGTTGCGGTACTATTCTTCGTGAAGTGATTGCAGCTGCTGAAATTCTGCGTAATGAATACGGTGTGGAAGCGGATATCTGGAGTACGACTTCTATCAATGAAGTACGTCGTGACGCTCAGGCTGTTGCTCGCTGGAATATGCTGCACCCGGCGGAAGAGCAACGCACAAGCTACCTGCAGGATTGTCTGGCGGATCGTCAGGGGCCTGTAATTGCCGCGACTGACTATATGCGTATGTATCCTGAACAATTGCGCGAATATATGCCGGGTACATACCGTGTGTTGGGTACTGATGGTTATGGCCGTTCGGATACCCGTACCAAGCTGCGCGAATTCTTCGAAGTAAATAGTCACTATGTGACGGTTGCTGCGCTGACAGCATTGGCAGATGATGGCCATATTGAGCGTTCTGTAATTGCCAGTGCGATGCAGAAGTTTGGCATTAACCCAGAAAAACCAGCCCCTTGGACTGTGTAACCCTGGCCAAACCGAAGCAAAAGAGGAAATGACTGTGAGTACTGTGAATATTACGGTTCCTGATTTAAGTGGTGCGGCTGACGTTGACGTAGTCGAAGTATTTATTAAAGCCGGAGACCGGGTTGAGGAAGGGGATTCCCTGATCGCTCTGGAAACCGACAAAGCATCAATGGAAGTACCGGCGATTCAATCCGGTGTGGTGGTATCTGTCGCTGTTAGTGAAGGCGATACGATCAACGAAGGTGACGCTTTGTGTGTGCTTGAAGAGGTGGGTGCTGAGACACCTGCTGCTGAAGAGGCACCTGTAGAGGCTTCTGTGGCTGAAGCTGCCCCTGCTGTTGCTGCACCAGCCCCGGCTGTGAGTAGTGAAGCTGTCCAGGTAGCGGTACCTGATTTGAGTGGTGCCACCGATGTTGATGTTGTTGAGGTGTTTGTTAAAGCAGGTGACAGCGTTGAAGAAGGTGATTCTTTAATTGCACTGGAAACAGATAAGGCTTCACTGGAAGTACCTGCTCCTCACAGTGGTACTGTTGTAAGTATCGCAATAAGTGAAGGTGGCACGGTTAATGAAGGTGATCATCTTTGTGAAATGCAGGTTGTCGGCAGTGTACCTGTTGCGGCGCCTGCTGCAGCCCCGGTTGCTGAAGCTCCGGCTGCTCCTGTCGCTGAAGCGGCAGCTGAACCTGCAGTGATGATTGCCGGTGGTGTTGAAGATGTATTAATTCCAGACTTAAGCGGCGCTGCAGATGTGGATGTTGTTGAAGTACTAGTGAAAGCTGGCGACAGTGTTGCCGAAGGCGACTCGCTGATCGTTCTGGAAACTGATAAGTCTTCAATGGAAGTGCCTGCACCTAAAGCGGGTACCATTAAGGTAATGCAGATTAAAGAAGGTGATCAGGTTAATGCTGGCGATTTGCTGATGAGTCTGGAAGTTGCTGCGAGTTCAGCTCCGGCGGTTGCGGCTCCTGTTGCAGCCTCGCCAGCTAAAGCGCCAGCAGCTGCACCAGCACCTCAGGCTACTGCTAAGCCAGCTGCAACAGCGACTGTTGATAAAGCAGCTTTAGAGCAGAAAAATAAAACGGTTCATGCCGGACCTGCTGTACGGGCTATTGCTCGGGAGTTCGGTGTTGATCTGGCACTGGTAACTGGCACAGGTTCGCGTAGTCGTATTCTTAAAGAAGATGTGCAGGCGTTTGTTAAAACCGCCCTGAAGAAGGTTGCAGAGAAACCTGCAGCGGCTGTTACGGATGGTTCAGGTATTCCAGCAATTCCTGAGATTGATTTCAGCCAGTTTGGTGAAATCGAACTGGAAAAACTCAGCAAAATTAAGAAAGTAACTCGCGATAATATGTCGCGCTGTTGGTTGAACATTCCACATGTTACTCAGTTCGATAAAGCTGATATTACAGACCTGGAAGCTTTTCGTGCCGGAATGAAGGAAGAGGCTGCCCGTGAAGGTGTTAAGCTAACACCGCTGCCATTCATGCTTAAAGCGATTGCGATGGCTCTGAAGGCGCATCCTAAGTTCAATGCTTCCTTGCATGCTGATGGTGAACATATTGTTTATAAAAAATATGTAAACATTGGTATGGCGGTTGATACACCGAATGGTTTGATGGTTCCGGTAATTAAGGATGCAGATAAGAAGAGCATTTATGAATTATCACTGGAAGCTGTCGAATTGGCAGGTAAAGCCAAGGATCGTAAGCTGAAACCGAATGAAATGCAGGGCGCATGCTTTACGATTTCCAGCTTAGGTGGCATTGGTGGTACTGGTTTCACGCCTATCGTTAATGCGCCAGAAGTTGCGATTTTAGGTATTTCTAAGGCGGATATAGAGCCGCGTTGGAATGGTAAGGAATTTGAGCCGCGTAAGATGTTACCGTTGTGTCTGTCTTATGATCACCGGGCAATTAATGGTGGTGATGCCGGTCGTTTCCTGACATACCTGAATGCTCTGTTGAGTGACGTGCGAAGAATGGCAATGTAATGCTGTTTTGTGAGTAATAAAAAAGGCGCTTAAAGCGCCTTTTTTGTTGTTTCGACATAGTTAGCGTCGCAACAGTGCGAGCAACTCTGCGGTTTTGTCTTCCATCAAGCTAATATCGCCTTTGGTTTCAACGTTCAGGCGCACCACTGGCTCGGTGTTTGAGCTGCGAAGGTTGAAGCGCCATTCGCCCATATCCAGGCTGATACCGTCTGTATGATCGACACTCACAGCTTTACTTTCATAGTTCTCAAGCACGCGTTGAATAGCGCCGGCAGGGTCGGCAAGTTTGCTGTTAATCTCGCCCGGTGATGGATATTTTGCTATGCGATCATCTACCAGTGAAGAAAGTGGCTGAGCTTTGTTGCTAATCAGTTCGGCAACTAGCAGCCATGGGATCATACCGCTATCGCAGTAGAAGAAATCGCGGAAGTAATGGTGGGCACTCATTTCACCACCGTAAACGGCGTCTTCTTCGCGCATGCGTTCTTTAATGAACGCATGGCCTGTTTTACTCTGGATGGCGCGACCACCACTGGTTTCGGCGATGTCCAGCGTATTCCAGATTAAGCGTGGGTCGTGGATCACGGCCTCATCTGGGTGTTTATTGAGGAAAGCTTCAGCGAGCAGGCCAACGATGTAATAGCCTTCAATAAAGCGGCCTTTCTCATCAAACAGGAAGCAACGATCGAAATCGCCATCCCAGGCTATCCCCATATCTGCCTTGTGTTCCAGTACTGCTGCGATAGTATCGGCGCGGTTTTCCGGCAGGATAGGATTAGGAATACCATTTGGGAAAGTACCGTCAGGTTCATGATGTAACTTAATGAATTCAATAGGTACTTCTAATTGCTGAAATACTTTTTCAAGTGCATCAATTGCCGGTCCAGCGACACCGTTACCAGCATTAACGACTAGGCGCATTGGTTTCAGGTTTGAAAGATCAGCGTATGTTTTAAGGTGTTCTATATACGCGCTACGGGTATCGGTTAGCTGGAATCCACCTCTGGCAGTAGGCTCTGGCTGAGGAAAGTTATTTTCCCGGGTAAGTTTTTCAATCTCGTTCAGTCCGGTATCGCCACTAATAGGTCTGGAGCCTTTGCGGACCAGTTTCATCCCATTGTAATCTTCAGGGTTGTGGCTTGCTGTGACAACGATGCCGCCATCGGTTCCGAGGTAGGCTGTAGCAAAATAAATTTCTTCAGTGCCACACAGGCCTATATCTAGAACATTTACCCCGGAGTCACGCAGACCGTTGCTGAGTGCTTCTTTCAGTTCGCTGGTGGATAGACGCATATCGCCTCCAACAACAACTGTCTCAGGTTTTAAAAACTGAGCATAAGCACGACCTATTCTGTAGGCGATGTCTGTATCCAGTTGGGTGCCAAGCTGGCCACGGATATCGTAGGCTTTAAAGCAAGCTAAAGGAGTCATATTGCTTCCATAGTAGGGAGTGTAATGGGTTAGTGTGGCTTTGATTTAGCAGAATGGCAGATCTTAATAATGATACCCGCTAAGAGTATTCCTGACAGGTTAGCAAACATATCCTGTAGAGAGAAATAGCGGGCGGGCAGAAAGCTTGCTTGTGCATATTCGGAGCCAATAGCTAATAAAATTAATGCCAGAATAAAAAGTTTGGTTAATGTTTTTGGGAGTGCATAGTAACCGGATAGTGTCAGGATCATAAAGCCGGCAATATGGCCGACTTTATCGGAATTCTGGAACAGTTCCTGTGGCGGAGTGCTGCGAAATAAACCGGTCATTATTGCAATAATACTGATAGTAAAGGCTAGCTGAGCGAGCCTCTGAAATGATTGTGTTTGCATTAACGGCCAATGCCTATGTAAGTGAATCCCTGGCTTTCAAGCATTTCTTTATCAAATATATTTCTGCCGTCAATAACCAGAGGAGAGTTCATTTTTTCCAGCATCAGGCTGTAATCAGGTGACCAGTATTGCTGCCACTCGGTTACGATGAGCAGCGCGTCACTGTTTTCAAGTGCTGTGTAGCGGTCTTCGCAATAGCGCAGTTTTTGGTTGGTGCCAAAATATTCCTGAAGGTTCGTTAAGGCCTGTGGGTCATGTAATTGTACCCTGACATCCTGAGCGAGCAGTGCTTCAATAATTTTCAAACTTGGTGCGTGATCAATACTGGCTGTTTCAGGCTTAAAAGAGCCGCCCCAGAGCGTCACTGTTTTGCCTTTCAGATTGCATTGATAGTGCTGCCATAGTTTCCTGAAAAGCAGTTCTTTTTGAACTTCGTTTTCTTTAATTACAGTAGCCAGCAATGAAGGGTTACTTTTTTGCTCAAAAAGCTCGGAAAACTTTCGGGTGTACTCCTGAAAGTTTTGTCCGCCGAAACCGCAGCCAGGAGACATGTAGTGGTAGCCGATACGTGGATCAGCTCCCATGCCTTGTCGGATGACATCAATGTCGACATCTATCTGATCGGCCAGGTTGGCAAGTTCGTTGATGTAACCAATTCTGATGGCCAGCATGCCGGTAATGGCAAACTTGGTAAACTCAGCTTCTTTCGGTGCCATTACCTGAATATTATCTGCTGATTGGCTGAAAGGGCGTAACAGGGCGTTTGTCTGAATAATACTCCATTCGTGATCGGCACCAATAATCAGGCGTTTTGGGGTGGAAAAGTCACTTATAGCGTTGCCTTCCTGGATTAAGTCAGGAATGTAAACGGCATCATGCTGATCAGTTTGTGTAAGTAAAAGCTGTAATTGTTCAGTTGCACCAACGCCAAAGTTCGATTGGTTAACGATTAGCCTCTGAGTATTCGGGTTGGTTGTTTCTGCACAGATAATTGATTTAGCACGGCTGATTTCATCAGGATTTAGCGCCAGCCAGTGAATTTCAGTATCAGGTGTGCTTTGCTGGCTGCGTGAAAGTCGACCTGAAGTGATTTGCTGCTCAGTCAGTTCTAGCAAGCCTGGCTCGTTTACCAAGACACGAATAGTCTGTAAGTCATCATCAGAGTGGGTGTTTTCAACAATGGTTACTTCATTACCGCTGCGGGCAAGACAGGCTGCTGCGACCCAGGAAGTGAGCTCGTTACCGTAGACTGTTATTTTCATTCTGCATTTCCGCCATCGGTTTTGCGACTGCCAGTATTTGACTGGATAAAATCAATCAGGCCTGCGGT
The DNA window shown above is from Aliamphritea ceti and carries:
- the pdhR gene encoding pyruvate dehydrogenase complex transcriptional repressor PdhR, whose amino-acid sequence is MAYQRVKQPKISDVIMGQLEEMVLEGTLKPGQRLPSERELAKQFDVSRPSLREAVQKLSAKGVLISRQGGGTYVSEDLGGAFSDPLLELFKTHPEAQYDLLEFRHALEGVSAYYAALRSTAADKENIRARYNALQEHHENKAFDKEVYADVDFHLAIAEATHNMVLLHMMRALFTLLRQHVWDNLQDIYPKPEIRGKIHQQHYVLMEAILEGDPERASQAAHDHLAYVEDALLQQGKEDTRLKRALRRADLTPR
- the aceE gene encoding pyruvate dehydrogenase (acetyl-transferring), homodimeric type, whose protein sequence is MQDIIDDIDPIETNEWLDALESVAKHEGDERARYILSKLGEKASNMGLESENTLTTSYVNTIAPKDEARMPGDLFMERRIRSFIRWNAMAMVMRANDNDEGLGGHISSFSSSATLYDIGFNYFFRGSEGEQEGDLVFFQGHIAPGIYSRAYLEGRLTEEQMDNYRREVDGVGLSSYPHPWLMPDFWQFPTVSMGLGPIQAIYQAHVMRYLSARSLIDRADRKVWAFLGDGECDEPESLGAIALAGREQLENLVFVVNCNLQRLDGPVRGNGKIVQELEGVFRGAGWNVVKCLWGRHWDPLFENDTSGLLKKRMDEVCDGELQNYKANGGAYTREHFFGKYPELLELVKDMSDQDIMNLNRGGHDPYKVYAAYQQAMNHKGQPTVILAQTVKGYGTGKSGQAKNDTHSMKKLAMDDLMDFRDNHNIPLSDEQLKDVPYYRPSKDSPEMKYMMDRRNKLGGVYPSRRADFDALEVPPLDTFSSQLKESGKREMSTQMTLNRVLSTLVKDKAIGERIVPIVPDEARTFGMEGMFRQLGIYTSEGQRYVPHDADQIMFYKESKTGQILEEGINEAGAMSAWMACATSYSNNNCTMIPFYIYYSMFGFQRIMDLAWAAGDMQARGFLIGATSGRTTLNGEGLQHQDGHSHLMAQMIPNCVSYDPTFGYELTVIVQDGLKRMFQDKENKFYYITTMNENYAHPAMPIGAEEGIVKGMYLLQEGKSAEKKVQLMGCGTILREVIAAAEILRNEYGVEADIWSTTSINEVRRDAQAVARWNMLHPAEEQRTSYLQDCLADRQGPVIAATDYMRMYPEQLREYMPGTYRVLGTDGYGRSDTRTKLREFFEVNSHYVTVAALTALADDGHIERSVIASAMQKFGINPEKPAPWTV
- the aceF gene encoding dihydrolipoyllysine-residue acetyltransferase; protein product: MSTVNITVPDLSGAADVDVVEVFIKAGDRVEEGDSLIALETDKASMEVPAIQSGVVVSVAVSEGDTINEGDALCVLEEVGAETPAAEEAPVEASVAEAAPAVAAPAPAVSSEAVQVAVPDLSGATDVDVVEVFVKAGDSVEEGDSLIALETDKASLEVPAPHSGTVVSIAISEGGTVNEGDHLCEMQVVGSVPVAAPAAAPVAEAPAAPVAEAAAEPAVMIAGGVEDVLIPDLSGAADVDVVEVLVKAGDSVAEGDSLIVLETDKSSMEVPAPKAGTIKVMQIKEGDQVNAGDLLMSLEVAASSAPAVAAPVAASPAKAPAAAPAPQATAKPAATATVDKAALEQKNKTVHAGPAVRAIAREFGVDLALVTGTGSRSRILKEDVQAFVKTALKKVAEKPAAAVTDGSGIPAIPEIDFSQFGEIELEKLSKIKKVTRDNMSRCWLNIPHVTQFDKADITDLEAFRAGMKEEAAREGVKLTPLPFMLKAIAMALKAHPKFNASLHADGEHIVYKKYVNIGMAVDTPNGLMVPVIKDADKKSIYELSLEAVELAGKAKDRKLKPNEMQGACFTISSLGGIGGTGFTPIVNAPEVAILGISKADIEPRWNGKEFEPRKMLPLCLSYDHRAINGGDAGRFLTYLNALLSDVRRMAM
- a CDS encoding nucleotide sugar dehydrogenase, which encodes MKITVYGNELTSWVAAACLARSGNEVTIVENTHSDDDLQTIRVLVNEPGLLELTEQQITSGRLSRSQQSTPDTEIHWLALNPDEISRAKSIICAETTNPNTQRLIVNQSNFGVGATEQLQLLLTQTDQHDAVYIPDLIQEGNAISDFSTPKRLIIGADHEWSIIQTNALLRPFSQSADNIQVMAPKEAEFTKFAITGMLAIRIGYINELANLADQIDVDIDVIRQGMGADPRIGYHYMSPGCGFGGQNFQEYTRKFSELFEQKSNPSLLATVIKENEVQKELLFRKLWQHYQCNLKGKTVTLWGGSFKPETASIDHAPSLKIIEALLAQDVRVQLHDPQALTNLQEYFGTNQKLRYCEDRYTALENSDALLIVTEWQQYWSPDYSLMLEKMNSPLVIDGRNIFDKEMLESQGFTYIGIGR
- a CDS encoding phosphomannomutase CpsG (capsular polysaccharide biosynthesis protein; catalyzes the formation of D-mannose 6-phosphate from alpha-D-mannose 1-phosphate); its protein translation is MTPLACFKAYDIRGQLGTQLDTDIAYRIGRAYAQFLKPETVVVGGDMRLSTSELKEALSNGLRDSGVNVLDIGLCGTEEIYFATAYLGTDGGIVVTASHNPEDYNGMKLVRKGSRPISGDTGLNEIEKLTRENNFPQPEPTARGGFQLTDTRSAYIEHLKTYADLSNLKPMRLVVNAGNGVAGPAIDALEKVFQQLEVPIEFIKLHHEPDGTFPNGIPNPILPENRADTIAAVLEHKADMGIAWDGDFDRCFLFDEKGRFIEGYYIVGLLAEAFLNKHPDEAVIHDPRLIWNTLDIAETSGGRAIQSKTGHAFIKERMREEDAVYGGEMSAHHYFRDFFYCDSGMIPWLLVAELISNKAQPLSSLVDDRIAKYPSPGEINSKLADPAGAIQRVLENYESKAVSVDHTDGISLDMGEWRFNLRSSNTEPVVRLNVETKGDISLMEDKTAELLALLRR
- a CDS encoding VanZ family protein, coding for MQTQSFQRLAQLAFTISIIAIMTGLFRSTPPQELFQNSDKVGHIAGFMILTLSGYYALPKTLTKLFILALILLAIGSEYAQASFLPARYFSLQDMFANLSGILLAGIIIKICHSAKSKPH